One part of the Actinomyces howellii genome encodes these proteins:
- a CDS encoding ATP-dependent helicase: MNATNPLFGALPMPGSATPPPEAALPALAPTTAPWEDDSWADVEAPEPEDLDPGWEPEPVDAAAVEPGWRERDEEMARLVARANAGGAEPEELLAGLNPAQAQAVTHAGSPLLIIAGAGSGKTRVLTHRIAYLLATGRARPGEILAITFTNKAAAEMRERVTDLVGPAGGRMWVSTFHSACVRILRREHEAAGLRSTFSIYDAADSQRLITMVVRELGIDPKRFTPKTFAHRISDLKNELVTPAAFAEHAVVTNPLERHLAEVYRAYQARLAAANALDFDDLIMRTVDLLRSRPSLAETYRRRFRHVLVDEYQDTNHAQYVLVRELVGGPGTSGAGATLPPGELTVVGDSDQSIYAFRGATIRNIEEFEQDYPQARTIVLEQNYRSTQNILSAANAVIARNSGRREKNLWTALGDGEAITGYVADSEHDEARWISAEIDRLADAHGVRPSDVAVFYRTNAQSRALEEVFLRSGQPYKVVGGTRFYERREIKDAVAYLRAVDNPDDDVNLRRILNVPKRGLGERAEAVLAEHAARYSVSFGTAVADAAGAPRPSPTDRAGQDAQAPGSEPPAVEGLSTRARTQVTAFHELLAGLRHQLADGDGVADILDSALDASGYLAELRASDDPQDATRVENLAELHSVAADFQAANPEGTLADFLERVSLVADSDQLPAAPGTDGADEAGQEPTGQVTLMTVHTAKGLEFPVVFVTGLEDGTFPHARSLAEDTELAEERRLAYVALTRARERLYVTRAAVRSSWGAATAMPASRFLDDIPSETMDWKRLTASTEALRGGSTGWGAGWGEGGFGSGRAANRRGGATEEDGDFAPAIGSGRAGRRTGRLGRVETPKDRAEARRAKRLEARGRPVRLDGSGGPQEADQALPEAVAGLRAGDRVRHESYGEGTVLGLEGSGRSTVARVEFVVDGAPTTKRLMLRLAPVTRA, encoded by the coding sequence ATGAACGCGACGAACCCCCTCTTCGGTGCCCTGCCCATGCCCGGGTCCGCCACGCCCCCGCCCGAGGCCGCCCTGCCCGCCCTGGCCCCGACGACCGCCCCGTGGGAGGACGACTCCTGGGCCGACGTCGAGGCCCCCGAGCCCGAGGACCTCGACCCCGGCTGGGAGCCCGAGCCTGTCGACGCCGCGGCCGTCGAGCCCGGCTGGCGCGAGCGCGACGAGGAGATGGCCCGTCTGGTCGCCCGGGCCAACGCCGGCGGAGCCGAGCCCGAGGAGCTTCTCGCCGGGCTCAACCCCGCCCAGGCGCAGGCCGTCACCCACGCCGGGTCCCCGCTGCTCATCATCGCCGGTGCCGGCAGCGGCAAGACCCGGGTCCTGACCCACCGCATCGCCTACCTGCTGGCCACCGGTCGGGCCCGCCCCGGCGAGATCCTGGCCATCACCTTCACGAACAAGGCCGCCGCCGAGATGCGCGAGCGCGTCACGGACCTTGTCGGCCCGGCGGGCGGACGCATGTGGGTCTCGACCTTCCACAGCGCCTGCGTGCGCATCCTGCGCCGCGAGCACGAGGCGGCCGGCCTGCGCTCCACCTTCTCCATCTACGACGCCGCCGACTCCCAGCGCCTCATCACGATGGTCGTGCGCGAGCTGGGCATCGACCCCAAGCGCTTCACCCCCAAGACCTTCGCCCACCGCATCTCCGACCTCAAGAACGAGCTCGTCACCCCCGCGGCCTTCGCCGAGCACGCCGTCGTCACCAACCCGCTTGAGCGCCACCTGGCCGAGGTCTACCGCGCCTACCAGGCCCGCCTCGCCGCCGCCAACGCCCTCGACTTCGACGACCTCATCATGCGCACCGTCGACCTGCTGCGCTCCAGGCCGTCCCTGGCCGAGACGTACCGGCGCCGCTTCCGCCACGTCCTCGTCGACGAGTACCAGGACACCAACCACGCCCAGTACGTGCTCGTGCGCGAGCTCGTCGGCGGCCCCGGCACCTCCGGGGCCGGGGCCACCCTGCCCCCCGGCGAGCTGACGGTCGTGGGCGACTCCGACCAGTCCATCTACGCCTTCCGCGGCGCGACGATCCGCAACATCGAGGAGTTCGAGCAGGACTACCCGCAGGCGCGCACCATCGTGCTCGAGCAGAACTACCGCTCGACCCAGAACATCCTGTCGGCCGCCAACGCCGTCATCGCCCGCAACTCCGGGCGCCGGGAGAAGAACCTGTGGACCGCGCTCGGCGACGGGGAGGCGATCACCGGCTACGTCGCGGACTCCGAGCACGACGAGGCCCGCTGGATCAGCGCCGAGATCGACCGGCTCGCCGACGCCCACGGCGTGCGCCCGTCCGACGTCGCCGTCTTCTACCGCACCAACGCCCAGTCCCGGGCCCTGGAGGAGGTCTTCCTCCGCTCGGGCCAGCCCTACAAGGTCGTCGGCGGCACCCGCTTCTACGAGCGGCGCGAGATCAAGGACGCCGTGGCCTACCTGCGTGCCGTGGACAACCCGGACGACGACGTCAACCTGCGCCGCATCCTCAACGTGCCCAAGCGGGGCCTGGGGGAGCGGGCCGAGGCCGTCCTGGCCGAGCACGCCGCCCGCTACTCGGTGTCCTTCGGCACCGCCGTGGCCGACGCCGCCGGGGCCCCGCGGCCCAGCCCGACCGACCGCGCCGGCCAGGACGCGCAGGCCCCGGGCTCAGAGCCTCCGGCCGTCGAGGGCCTGTCCACCCGGGCCCGCACCCAGGTGACCGCCTTCCACGAGCTGCTCGCCGGCCTGCGCCACCAGCTCGCCGACGGCGACGGCGTCGCCGACATCCTCGACTCCGCCCTCGACGCATCGGGATACCTCGCCGAGCTGCGTGCCAGTGACGACCCGCAGGACGCCACCCGCGTGGAGAACCTGGCCGAGCTCCACTCGGTGGCCGCCGACTTCCAGGCCGCCAACCCCGAGGGCACCCTCGCCGACTTCCTCGAGCGCGTCAGCCTCGTGGCCGACTCCGACCAGCTCCCCGCGGCCCCGGGGACCGATGGCGCAGACGAGGCCGGGCAGGAGCCGACCGGGCAGGTCACCCTCATGACCGTCCACACGGCCAAGGGCCTGGAGTTCCCGGTCGTCTTCGTCACCGGCCTGGAGGACGGCACCTTCCCCCACGCCCGTTCCCTGGCCGAGGACACCGAGCTGGCTGAGGAGCGGCGCCTGGCCTACGTCGCGCTGACCCGCGCCCGTGAGCGCCTCTACGTCACCCGGGCCGCCGTCCGCTCATCGTGGGGCGCGGCGACGGCGATGCCCGCCTCGCGTTTCCTCGACGACATCCCCTCCGAGACGATGGACTGGAAGCGGCTGACCGCCTCGACCGAGGCCCTGCGCGGAGGGTCCACCGGCTGGGGGGCAGGCTGGGGCGAGGGAGGCTTCGGCTCGGGCCGGGCCGCGAACCGGCGCGGAGGCGCCACCGAGGAGGACGGCGACTTCGCCCCGGCCATCGGCTCGGGCCGGGCGGGTCGGCGCACGGGCAGGCTCGGGCGGGTCGAGACCCCCAAGGACCGGGCGGAGGCGCGGCGGGCCAAGCGCCTCGAGGCCCGGGGCAGGCCCGTGCGCCTCGACGGATCCGGAGGGCCGCAGGAGGCCGACCAGGCCCTGCCGGAGGCGGTCGCCGGGCTGCGGGCCGGGGACCGTGTCCGGCACGAGTCCTACGGTGAGGGCACGGTCCTCGGCCTGGAGGGCTCCGGGCGCTCGACGGTGGCCCGGGTCGAGTTCGTCGTCGACGGCGCACCGACCACCAAGCGGCTCATGCTGCGCCTGGCCCCGGTCACCCGCGCCTGA
- a CDS encoding nitroreductase: MGPEDFSQLAASRYSARDFLPDPVPQEVLEAVLEDARQAPSWSNTRPFMLALATGERADRLRASYLRAFDKTLDVQHKERGTTARIPLTGAAPDGDYKIWKAYPSDLRPHSIAVAKALYGHLGIDRRDRQARDAHNRRNCEAFGAPVIGFVLIHSGLMPFAALDAGLMLQTLFLSAKAHGVDSCPIGILAGWRAPLDAEFDVPRDYRLVTGFALGYASNAPVNEFRAERRPLRLVAPREEGCPPAAGA, translated from the coding sequence ATGGGCCCGGAGGACTTCTCACAGCTGGCTGCCTCACGCTACTCGGCGCGTGACTTCCTGCCCGACCCGGTCCCCCAGGAGGTGCTCGAGGCCGTCCTCGAGGACGCGCGCCAGGCACCGAGCTGGTCGAACACGAGGCCCTTCATGCTCGCGCTGGCCACCGGGGAGCGCGCCGACAGGCTGCGCGCCTCCTACCTGCGGGCATTCGACAAGACCCTCGACGTCCAGCACAAGGAGCGGGGCACCACCGCGAGGATACCGCTCACCGGCGCGGCGCCCGACGGGGACTACAAGATCTGGAAGGCCTACCCCTCCGACCTGCGCCCCCACTCGATCGCCGTGGCCAAGGCCCTGTACGGCCACCTCGGCATCGACCGGCGCGACCGGCAGGCGCGCGACGCCCACAACCGTCGCAACTGCGAGGCCTTCGGCGCCCCGGTCATCGGCTTCGTCCTCATCCACTCCGGCCTTATGCCCTTCGCGGCCCTTGACGCCGGCCTCATGCTCCAGACGCTGTTCCTGTCGGCCAAGGCCCACGGCGTCGACTCCTGCCCCATCGGGATCCTGGCGGGATGGAGGGCGCCGCTGGACGCCGAGTTCGACGTGCCCCGGGACTACCGGCTCGTCACCGGCTTCGCGCTGGGTTACGCGAGCAACGCCCCGGTCAACGAGTTCCGGGCCGAGCGCCGCCCCCTCAGGCTCGTGGCCCCGCGCGAGGAGGGCTGCCCGCCCGCCGCCGGCGCCTAG
- a CDS encoding sugar O-acetyltransferase, whose product MLAGDWYVGGDPDNARIAAHARRELHLYETAYAMGQEDAETHLRSALPHLGPGVHVIPPVRVDYGENITIGEGTFVNFGLTALDVAQITVGARCQLGPNVQLLTPVHPLAPAPRAAGLESADPIVIEDNVWLGGGVIVCPGVRIGQGSVVGAGAVVTKDLPAYSLAVGTPARVIRSLADADFGPRH is encoded by the coding sequence ATGCTCGCCGGGGACTGGTACGTCGGCGGCGACCCGGACAACGCCCGGATCGCCGCCCACGCGCGCCGAGAGCTCCACCTCTACGAGACCGCCTACGCCATGGGGCAGGAGGACGCCGAGACCCACCTGCGCTCCGCCCTGCCGCACCTGGGCCCGGGCGTGCACGTCATCCCTCCCGTCAGGGTCGACTACGGCGAGAACATCACGATCGGCGAGGGCACCTTCGTCAACTTCGGGCTCACCGCGCTCGACGTCGCCCAGATCACCGTCGGAGCGCGCTGCCAGCTCGGGCCCAACGTCCAGCTGCTCACCCCGGTCCACCCTCTGGCCCCCGCCCCCCGCGCCGCGGGACTGGAGTCGGCCGATCCCATCGTCATCGAGGACAACGTGTGGCTCGGCGGCGGGGTCATCGTGTGCCCCGGGGTGAGGATCGGGCAGGGCAGCGTCGTGGGTGCGGGCGCCGTCGTCACCAAGGACCTCCCGGCCTACAGCCTGGCGGTGGGCACGCCGGCGCGGGTCATCCGCTCCCTGGCCGACGCGGACTTCGGCCCCCGGCACTGA
- a CDS encoding beta-N-acetylhexosaminidase family protein translates to MTNHHTTRPRPRRAPRHLRPARAARAIASLMGVALAAHLMACTPQAPDGSTTGNGATSPSAASSATGEAVSPASPTGSGAPTGPASPEPSPTGSSPEARSEVPVLARAPQSVEWGGQDLDLTGTVSIISLGGQDTAEQEAELSAALTEVVTSAGGTVVEEEAGPQARIVVGTGTASAAAAGYLPGGMTVPEQAEGYAITTTRVGVPTAVLLGTDAAGTRYGATTLSRMVLDGTLHGATVSDWPLMTVRGVVEGFYGAPWSHEARTDVLAFMGDQALNTYIYAPKDDPYLRTRWRELYPEAELSQMAGLVAAARTHHVDLVVALSPGGDICYTSQADFEATVAVFDQLRSIGVTRLAVALDDIPGSVGCESDRAAHGESPTALVAAQSSYLNRLQDEYLRPNGLPDLIVVPTEYTGTGPSAAKTTQARTLDPSVRVQWTGEGIVTEAITSQQAAETAQAYDTDGLIIWDNYPVNDGDNAERLFLGAVTGRDPHLHEQVEGLTSNPMIQAYASMPVLASYGSYTLNGPAYDPVIAQDEAMAQVAGTRSGPLWDTLEAFTDLSVSWPFSEDMPASPGLSADVVAFETALEGDDDQAVDSAAQTLQDRLALLSQAPTTLQGVQVTGYYEDCEPWILAAADWADAASAAVDLRLALRAGDQDGATQAAERMEQAAQEAETARVVSVSSEDTPDDQPVEQSLVPEVGDGLLAQLVEDARAAQEG, encoded by the coding sequence ATGACGAACCACCACACGACCCGTCCCCGACCTCGCCGCGCCCCTCGCCACCTCCGCCCCGCACGGGCCGCGCGGGCCATCGCCTCACTCATGGGCGTCGCGCTGGCAGCCCACCTCATGGCCTGCACGCCCCAGGCACCGGACGGCTCAACCACCGGCAACGGTGCCACCAGCCCCAGCGCGGCCTCCTCCGCCACCGGCGAGGCAGTGTCCCCGGCGTCCCCGACCGGCAGCGGCGCGCCCACCGGGCCGGCCTCACCGGAGCCCAGTCCCACCGGCTCCTCACCGGAGGCCCGGTCCGAGGTCCCGGTCCTGGCGCGCGCCCCGCAGTCGGTGGAGTGGGGCGGGCAGGACCTCGACCTGACCGGCACGGTGTCGATCATCAGCCTGGGCGGCCAGGACACCGCCGAGCAGGAGGCCGAGCTGAGCGCGGCGCTGACCGAGGTCGTCACGAGCGCGGGCGGCACGGTCGTCGAGGAGGAGGCGGGCCCCCAGGCCCGCATCGTCGTGGGCACCGGCACCGCCTCGGCCGCCGCGGCGGGCTACCTGCCCGGGGGCATGACGGTGCCCGAGCAGGCCGAGGGCTACGCCATCACGACGACGCGCGTCGGCGTCCCCACGGCAGTCCTCCTGGGCACCGACGCCGCCGGGACGCGTTACGGGGCCACGACCCTGAGCCGGATGGTGCTCGACGGCACGCTGCACGGGGCGACGGTCTCCGACTGGCCGCTCATGACCGTGCGGGGCGTCGTCGAGGGCTTCTACGGCGCGCCCTGGTCGCACGAGGCCCGGACCGACGTGCTCGCCTTCATGGGCGACCAAGCGCTCAACACCTACATCTACGCCCCCAAGGACGACCCCTACCTGCGGACGCGGTGGCGCGAGCTCTACCCCGAGGCCGAGCTGTCCCAGATGGCCGGGCTCGTCGCCGCCGCACGCACCCACCACGTCGACCTCGTCGTCGCCCTGTCCCCCGGAGGCGACATCTGCTACACCTCGCAGGCCGACTTCGAGGCCACGGTGGCGGTCTTCGACCAGCTGCGCTCCATCGGCGTGACCCGCCTGGCGGTCGCTCTGGACGACATCCCCGGCTCCGTGGGCTGCGAGTCCGACAGGGCGGCCCACGGAGAGTCCCCCACCGCCCTGGTCGCCGCACAGTCCTCCTACCTCAACCGCCTCCAGGACGAGTACCTGCGTCCCAACGGGCTGCCCGACCTCATCGTCGTGCCCACCGAGTACACGGGCACGGGCCCCTCCGCCGCCAAGACGACCCAGGCCCGCACCCTCGACCCCTCCGTGCGGGTGCAGTGGACCGGCGAGGGCATCGTCACCGAGGCGATCACCTCCCAGCAGGCGGCCGAGACGGCACAGGCCTACGACACCGACGGGCTCATCATCTGGGACAACTACCCGGTCAACGACGGCGACAACGCCGAGCGTCTCTTCCTGGGCGCCGTCACCGGACGGGACCCTCACCTCCACGAGCAGGTCGAGGGCCTGACCTCCAACCCGATGATCCAGGCCTACGCGTCGATGCCGGTCCTGGCCTCCTACGGGAGCTACACGTTGAACGGTCCGGCCTACGACCCGGTCATCGCCCAGGACGAGGCGATGGCCCAGGTCGCCGGGACACGCTCGGGACCGCTATGGGACACGCTCGAGGCCTTCACCGACCTGTCGGTCTCCTGGCCCTTCTCCGAGGACATGCCCGCCTCCCCCGGGCTGAGCGCCGACGTCGTCGCCTTCGAGACCGCTCTGGAGGGAGACGACGACCAGGCCGTGGACTCAGCCGCCCAGACCCTCCAGGACCGGCTGGCACTGCTCAGTCAGGCGCCCACCACCCTCCAGGGGGTCCAGGTCACCGGCTACTACGAGGACTGCGAGCCGTGGATCCTGGCGGCCGCCGACTGGGCCGATGCGGCCTCGGCCGCCGTCGACCTGCGCCTGGCCCTGCGCGCAGGGGACCAGGACGGCGCGACGCAGGCAGCGGAGCGCATGGAGCAGGCCGCCCAGGAGGCCGAGACGGCCAGGGTCGTGTCGGTGTCCTCGGAGGACACCCCGGACGACCAGCCGGTCGAGCAGAGCCTCGTTCCCGAGGTCGGCGACGGGCTGCTCGCCCAGCTCGTCGAGGACGCGCGGGCCGCGCAGGAGGGCTGA
- a CDS encoding ABC transporter substrate-binding protein has translation MSLSLPRRRFIQGSALAAVLGAAAACSNDSGDSGGSTELTGTGPITWVQGKDNSGGKVQERIDEWNKLYPDEKVTLIELSSEADQQRQSFVNNAQTKSDAYDVISVDLVWVAEFAANQWIVELPVDELKNDDIIPAVWDTGLYMDKLYAMPFATDSSMMFYRKDFLAEAGVEVPTTWDEVKSAIEAVRALPAHAGIGGFGGQYAKYEGLTCNASEFIHTAGGAFYDAEGAVTINSPEAVKGLQGLMDAFKDGVIPKEALEWKEEDGRNAFEQGKLLFYRQWPYQYANNLEALGADKFGVAPLPSIGGNDFVPTLGGHNCAISAFSKNKATALKFIKWWTSEESERYALETQTLAPILGSLYEDADLLAQFPYLTTLRESLDAAEGRPKAVAYGDVTAAIQDAIYPAIKQETTAEDALSGLETSLKALV, from the coding sequence ATGTCTCTCTCGCTCCCCAGGCGTCGGTTCATCCAGGGCTCCGCCCTCGCTGCGGTTCTTGGCGCCGCGGCCGCCTGCTCCAACGACTCCGGCGACTCCGGCGGCTCGACGGAGCTGACCGGTACCGGCCCCATCACCTGGGTCCAGGGCAAGGACAACTCCGGCGGCAAGGTGCAGGAGCGCATCGACGAGTGGAACAAGCTCTACCCTGACGAGAAGGTCACGCTCATCGAGCTGTCCTCGGAGGCCGACCAGCAGCGCCAGTCCTTCGTCAACAACGCCCAGACGAAGTCCGACGCCTACGACGTCATCTCCGTCGACCTCGTGTGGGTCGCCGAGTTCGCCGCGAACCAGTGGATCGTCGAGCTGCCCGTCGACGAGCTCAAGAACGACGACATCATCCCCGCCGTGTGGGACACCGGTCTCTACATGGACAAGCTCTACGCGATGCCGTTTGCCACCGACTCCTCGATGATGTTCTACCGCAAGGACTTCCTGGCCGAGGCCGGGGTCGAGGTGCCCACGACCTGGGACGAGGTCAAGTCGGCCATCGAGGCGGTGCGCGCCCTGCCCGCCCACGCCGGCATCGGGGGCTTCGGCGGCCAGTACGCCAAGTACGAGGGCCTGACCTGCAACGCCTCGGAGTTCATCCACACCGCCGGCGGCGCCTTCTACGACGCCGAGGGCGCAGTGACGATCAACTCCCCGGAGGCGGTCAAGGGCCTTCAGGGGCTCATGGACGCCTTCAAGGACGGAGTCATCCCCAAGGAGGCCCTGGAGTGGAAGGAGGAGGACGGCCGCAACGCCTTCGAGCAGGGCAAGCTCCTGTTCTACCGGCAGTGGCCCTACCAGTACGCCAACAACCTCGAGGCCCTGGGTGCCGACAAGTTCGGCGTCGCCCCCCTGCCCAGCATCGGCGGCAACGACTTCGTGCCCACCCTGGGAGGCCACAACTGCGCGATCTCCGCCTTCTCCAAGAACAAGGCCACGGCGCTCAAGTTCATCAAGTGGTGGACCAGCGAGGAGTCCGAGCGCTACGCCCTGGAGACCCAGACGCTGGCACCGATCCTCGGCTCGCTCTACGAGGACGCCGACCTGCTCGCCCAGTTCCCCTACCTGACCACGCTGCGTGAGTCCCTCGACGCCGCTGAGGGTCGTCCCAAGGCCGTGGCCTACGGCGACGTGACCGCCGCCATCCAGGACGCCATCTACCCGGCCATCAAGCAGGAGACCACGGCCGAGGACGCCCTGTCCGGCCTGGAGACCTCCCTCAAGGCACTGGTCTGA